The Tenrec ecaudatus isolate mTenEca1 chromosome 4, mTenEca1.hap1, whole genome shotgun sequence region ATTGGAGCCCCCTCTCCTCATTCCTCATGCATGAGGGGCAAGGATGAAAGCACTGAGGGTGGAAGGGAAGCTGTCAGAGCTAGGCTCAAGCACCCCCTCAGACAGCAGGATGGAGACAGATGGCAGACACAGACAGGCTgggacacatacatacatacacacacacacacacacacacacacacacacacacacacacacacacacgcctctaCCTTTGGCATAGTTCACCCTAGCCTCATAGGTGGGTGAGGGGAAGTCTAAGGGTGGGAGTAGGAGACCTGAGCTCTTGGCTGGCCTGTGAGAGGTAGGACCAATGTGAATTGATGCCTCAAGCTCCCAAGCCAAGGTTCATCCCCTCTCCTGCCTGGACATAGCCCtgcaccttcccccaccccttaaGAGACTGTGATTATTCAAGTAACAAGcagagaggagagaaggggggacTCCAACCTCCTCCAATCTTCCCAACTAGGGACCCGTGAAAAGGGCTTCACCCCTGGCCCTGGGGTTGGCTCAGCACAGATTCCTCTCCTGTCCCTCAATTGGGCAgatcagagacagggaagggcaagTCCAGGGCTGCAATTGGTCCTTGGCAGAAGAGATGGAATCCGAGTCCTCcatagtagggagggagggagggagactaaGAAGCTGAGCACCAGCACCCTCCAGGAGGGCTTTGCACTAGGCTGGCTCCTCTGAACTCTCAGCACTATGCTGGGCCACTGGTTCAGCCAGGGAGACCTTCCTCTCACTTACCGCCTCAGATGTGTCTGTTTGCCAGGCAGTACCTGCTACCCAGGCTGGTACTGGAGCCATCCTGATCTAGCTCCTGCAGGCTCCTAGATCCTGAATCCCAGACCCAGGAGGAACGAGAGGTGACCAGCCGCCCAAccgcctccccccaacccccacccattaGTTGGTCTTGCTCAGTCCATAGGCTTCCACCGGCTCCCGGCTCTCAACAGCAGACAGAGTGATGAGCATCTGGGCGGCGTAGTAGGTGGACATGATGATAGCCCGGGAGTGGGGCACGGGGAAGCAGAACTTGTTGAGGGCGATGGTCATGTCGGACAAGATAAAGAGCAAGGCACCACTGCCAGCTGCCAGCTTAGTCCAGCGCCAGGCTGCCCCAATTAGCTGCAGTCCGGCCAAAGCCCGCCAGCCCATGAAGCTGATAATAGCCACATAGACCCCCACCAAGTAGGTGAAGGCGCCTGAAAGGCATGGGTAGAGGAGGGCATAGCTCGAGCCCGAGAGCACAGCTATCACCAGTCCCTTCCGCAGGTCCAGTGGCTTCATGCCGAAGGCCGAGGCGTAGAACATGTGGGTCACAGCAAACATCAGCAGGCCTGGGAGTGAGAAGAAACCGGAGAACAGCAATGTGAGGTTGCGAACTGGGTAGGGGGCTTGGGATAGGTAACCTAAGGACTGTGTAGGAGGAACAGGGGAAGAGGGGACCCATCAAAGTAAACACAGCTCCCCCACACCACAGCCCTCAGGAACTCCGGAACTGACCACCAGATGACCTGAAACATCATCCTCTGGGTCAAGGCCCCCAGAGCCCATGACCTCGGAGAGCTTCAGATTCAGAAACCCCTTCCACCAAATctttggggctcccccctccctgcccaccgcCAGGACCTCCCTCAGGCACTTACTGTGGCTACTAACCGTGCACAAAGTAGCCCTGATCCTGCCAAATGAGGAAGGCGTCGCCCACAGCGGAGAAGATGAGCCCCACAAAGATGCGGGTGGCGCTGGGGTGGGTCTGCAGGAAGCCGAGGCCATGTGCCAGAAGAAAGAGGCAGAGGCAGAAGATGGGCAGGCACTTGATGAGGGCGCTGAACCACGTTGGGTTGGATGAGGGCAGCCAGAGCACAAAATACACACAGGTGGCCTTGAAGAACGGCACCAGCTTGGGTCCCTCACTCTTCACCTAGAGGACACAGGACAGAGCCACACTGAGAACTCAGAGCCAGCCACCTCAACCCACCTCAACCCAAACAGGCCGGCCCCACAACAAGGAAGTGGGGTACGGAGAAACCCAGCCTAGCTTGTCCCTCCAGTAAGGACAAGCCCATTTGCACCCTGAAACTCCGTTTATCTGAAGGGTTCCGGTATTCCTGCTCTCCATTCATGGCCCTGGGTGTGAGCCGGAATGGTCACTTCCTGAGCAGCAGAGCTTGGAAGACTGCCCCCCTCTCAAAGtccaatatttttccttttctctttctagGGTCCCTCCAGCCCttcgccaccaccaccactaccagcaGCTAGACACCCTGGTGTCGAGAATGGAATGGAGTCAGCGGGAAAGCACAGGATGCCAAGGCTGGCCAACTCATGATTCTTAGCAGTGAGGCCAGGGCACAGGCTTAGGGACCTGGCAACACTGGGTGAATGCCAGGAATGTGTGAGGATGGGCCCTGCCAACCACCTCCACATCCTCCTGTCCACTGCTCCAGCCTAAAGGAGTCATCGGGGACGAGGAGGAGATGGGGTGCTGCCTAGAGACATGAAGCCTTGACATGAGAAGACCACTGTCCCTGAAGAAACCGAAAGGTCCGGGttaaaggggggtggggtggcattcAGTCTCATTTCCCAGTGAACAGAGCAACTCAAGACACAAAAGGCAATGAAAAGCAGGAAGCTGGGAGGGTTCTTGATGCAGCATCTGATCTGGAGCCAGCAGACAggctgggaggagaaggggaactgAGGGGGGAAGTTAGAGCAGCTGACCCAGGCTCAGGGAGATTAAGGAGAGCAGTTAAAGGTTGCCTCTAAGGTCACTGCCGATATGCTGCAAACTGGAGGAGGGGCGGCCCTCGGGTAGTCTGAACCACTTGGGACTAGAGAATTTGTGATCCTCTGAGGGCAGAGTTGGGGCAGCTGGCGTTCCCTCCACACCTGCACTGAATCCAAAGTGGTGGTACCTCCAGCTGCTTGAGCTGAGCAGCCAGGACTCTGGGAACACACCAGATACTTGGGGATTGATCAGACTGTGATGAAGGGGCTGGGAAGGGGCACCAAGGTTCAACGCTGTCCTTGCATTTCTGGGCAGACCGAGTACAGAGAGAACAGATGACCAAGTGCCTTCCCATGGAGATTCCGCCATGGAGGCTGGCCAGGACAGAAGGATGGATGAGCCAGAGAGGAAGGGGCTGATGACAATGCATAGCCCTGGCTCCCTCCCACAGCCACCTGCCGGCGCTCGGAAGCTCCAAGGTGCGCTCCCCATCGCCCCTCCCTCTCGGTGCCTTGTTTCCTAGAAGGAGAAAACTGGGAGCCACTGCCGCGCACTGACAACCGAGCACCGAAAGAACAAAGTGGGTAGAAGACACAAAGGTTCGAGTTGGGAAAAGTCTGAAAGCGCAGAGATTTCAATAAAGAacgtccccccccccctcacgcTC contains the following coding sequences:
- the TMEM86A gene encoding lysoplasmalogenase TMEM86A translates to MVSPLTVVKSEGPKLVPFFKATCVYFVLWLPSSNPTWFSALIKCLPIFCLCLFLLAHGLGFLQTHPSATRIFVGLIFSAVGDAFLIWQDQGYFVHGLLMFAVTHMFYASAFGMKPLDLRKGLVIAVLSGSSYALLYPCLSGAFTYLVGVYVAIISFMGWRALAGLQLIGAAWRWTKLAAGSGALLFILSDMTIALNKFCFPVPHSRAIIMSTYYAAQMLITLSAVESREPVEAYGLSKTN